Proteins from a single region of Calditerrivibrio sp.:
- the rpsB gene encoding 30S ribosomal protein S2 — translation MSHISMKSLLEAGVHFGHQTKRWNPKMSKYVFGKRNGIYIIDLQKTVQCFNQAYEFARDMSQKGAKFLFVGTKKQAQEATKGAAERCNSFYIHNRWLGGTLTNFETIKSRIKRLKELEDMFASGYINRFHKKEISMIKKEYDKLHKNLAGIKDMTDIPDVMFVIDIKREQNAIAEAKKLGIPIIAIVDTNCDPEQVDFPIPGNDDAIKACQLIADRIADGINEGRQMREEDLVNEIRTASISEEEDIPLDQVINSVNIDAKLDEYEEEE, via the coding sequence ATGTCACACATTTCAATGAAAAGCCTTTTAGAGGCTGGTGTGCATTTTGGTCATCAGACCAAAAGATGGAATCCGAAGATGAGCAAGTATGTCTTCGGTAAGAGAAACGGTATCTATATTATCGACCTTCAAAAAACCGTGCAGTGCTTTAATCAGGCGTATGAATTTGCCAGAGATATGAGCCAGAAAGGAGCCAAATTCCTCTTCGTCGGCACAAAGAAGCAGGCTCAAGAAGCTACAAAAGGTGCTGCAGAGAGATGCAACAGCTTTTACATTCACAACAGATGGCTCGGCGGAACCCTCACAAACTTTGAAACCATCAAATCAAGGATCAAAAGACTAAAAGAGCTCGAGGATATGTTTGCCTCAGGCTATATAAACAGGTTCCACAAAAAAGAGATATCAATGATCAAAAAGGAGTATGACAAGCTCCACAAAAATCTTGCCGGTATAAAGGATATGACAGATATCCCTGATGTGATGTTTGTCATAGATATTAAAAGGGAGCAAAACGCAATAGCCGAAGCAAAAAAGCTTGGTATCCCCATAATAGCCATAGTGGATACAAACTGTGATCCAGAACAGGTGGATTTTCCAATACCCGGCAATGACGATGCCATAAAAGCCTGCCAACTTATTGCAGATAGGATCGCCGATGGTATAAATGAAGGCAGACAGATGAGAGAAGAAGATCTTGTAAATGAGATAAGGACCGCTTCTATATCAGAGGAAGAGGACATACCCCTTGATCAAGTGATCAATTCTGTAAATATCGATGCAAAATTAGACGAATATGAGGAGGAAGAGTAA
- the tsf gene encoding translation elongation factor Ts, with protein sequence MAEISAALVKELRERTGAGMMDCKKALAETNGDIDQAIEYLRKKGLSSAAKKASRIAAEGIIADHVEGDTGVIVEVNSETDFVARNEEFVSFAKDVAKCIVKNNVNTLEELMNSSFGSGETVSEALNTKIAKIGEKIDIRRFAKFQGGLLNTYIHLGGKIGVIVKMEGGDNNLAKDICLHIAASNPLYLDTSSVDPEFIKKEEEILTAKQKEAGKPDNIIPNIVKGQIAKYLKEICLMSQPFVKNPDITIEQLLAEHKAKIVGYARFQVGEGIEKKQENFVEEVMKQIKG encoded by the coding sequence ATGGCTGAAATATCTGCTGCTTTAGTTAAAGAACTTAGAGAAAGGACCGGAGCTGGCATGATGGATTGCAAAAAAGCTCTGGCGGAGACAAACGGAGATATAGATCAAGCTATCGAATACCTAAGGAAAAAAGGGCTTTCATCAGCAGCCAAGAAAGCAAGTAGAATAGCTGCCGAAGGGATCATAGCAGATCATGTAGAGGGTGATACAGGTGTAATTGTCGAGGTTAATAGTGAAACAGACTTTGTCGCCAGAAACGAGGAATTTGTCAGCTTTGCTAAGGATGTGGCAAAATGTATAGTAAAAAACAACGTAAATACCCTTGAAGAGTTAATGAACTCAAGCTTCGGCAGTGGGGAAACAGTCAGTGAGGCCTTAAATACGAAAATTGCAAAAATTGGAGAAAAGATCGATATCAGAAGGTTTGCAAAGTTTCAGGGTGGTCTTTTAAACACCTATATACATCTTGGTGGCAAGATCGGCGTTATAGTAAAGATGGAAGGTGGCGATAACAATTTGGCTAAAGATATATGTCTACATATCGCTGCTTCAAATCCACTGTATCTTGATACCTCCAGTGTAGATCCAGAGTTTATCAAAAAAGAGGAAGAGATCCTCACAGCCAAACAAAAGGAAGCTGGCAAGCCTGATAACATAATCCCCAACATCGTAAAAGGTCAGATCGCCAAATATCTCAAAGAGATCTGCCTAATGAGCCAACCTTTCGTAAAAAATCCAGACATCACTATAGAGCAACTACTTGCAGAACACAAGGCTAAGATCGTTGGTTATGCAAGATTTCAGGTGGGTGAGGGTATTGAAAAAAAGCAGGAAAACTTTGTAGAAGAAGTGATGAAGCAGATCAAGGGGTAG